In the Oreochromis aureus strain Israel breed Guangdong linkage group 14, ZZ_aureus, whole genome shotgun sequence genome, one interval contains:
- the LOC120432798 gene encoding interleukin-1 receptor accessory protein-like, producing MRLPELAPELESTPDRFLCVIHSQSVLTSLHNLPGRRRKCGLPVAVAPIEDLIPLQEGKTLDCPDLQDATKMSESTPKVQWYFARHLVCGWYPFWNSDREQKGNSLQVHLMMEQYQGLYYCRVQYQRRNQTLNFTRSINVTAILPLSLPKEPSIMNPTNDQIFTVKTGTEVRLVCRGQLPFVLDKPWREIWWTVDGKTLDKLPDRFKQINRVVRDHFRDLTIESILVIQDFQSQDMKREFYCSVKNERGFDTRRAQLEEEVSLPTVELGCGLGVTLLLMLILFVVYHAFWLELLLLYRSWFGTDERHTDDKEFDVYISYARNSEEEQFVLLTLRRVLENELGYSVCIFDRDSLPGGTITDETLSFVARSRRLLVVVSPGYASQGSQALLELKAGIDTMALAGHLRVILVQYKPVRRKGWVRELRRARVALALVRWQGDKSRELSSRFWKRLRVELPVRRVSSRGEDEEESKEVALMRLHSQNSTNSQTGSSATPSKTTMKVLNSAA from the exons ATGCGCCTTCCTGAGCTGGCGCCTGAGTTAGAGTCCACCCCAGACCGTTTCCTGTGTGTCATTCActctcagtctgtcctcacttcCCTACATAATCTCC CCGGACGACGCCGCAAGTGTGGGCTTCCAGTTGCTGTGGCACCGATTGAGGACTTGATCCCTTTGCAGGAGGGGAAGACGTTGGACTGTCCAGACCTGCAGGACGCCACCAAGATGTCAGAGAGCACGCCAAAGGTCCAATGGTACTTTGCGAGGCACCTG GTGTGTGGCTGGTATCCGTTCTGGAACAGCGACAGGGAGCAGAAAGGAAACAGTCTGCAGGTTCACCTCATGATGGAACAATATCAGGGTTTATATTACTGCAGAGTCCAGTACCAGAGGAGGAACCAAACACTCAACTTTACCAGGAGCATAAACGTCACCGCCATCT TGCCCCTCTCGCTGCCCAAAGAGCCCAGCATCATGAACCCGACAAATGACCAGATCTTCACCGTCAAAACAG GCACCGAGGTGCGTCTGGTGTGCAGAGGTCAGCTTCCGTTTGTCCTGGACAAACCCTGGCGGGAGATCTGGTGGACGGTTGATGGGAAGACGCTGGACAAACTTCCTGATCGATTCAAACAAATTAACAG GGTGGTGAGAGACCACTTCAGGGACCTGACTATCGAGAGTATCCTCGTGATCCAGGATTTCCAGTCCCAAGACATGAAGCGAGAGTTTTACTGCTCCGTGAAGAACGAGCGAGGCTTCGATACACGCAGAGCTCAGCTGGAGGAGGAAG TGTCGCTGCCCACCGTGGAGCTGGGCTGCGGCCTCGGCGTCACTCTGCTCCTCATGCTCATCCTCTTTGTGGTTTATCACGCCTTCTggctggagctgctgctgctctatCGCTCCTGGTTCGGCACAGACGAGCGGCACACAG atgATAAGGAGTTCGACGTGTACATTTCCTATGCGAGGAACAGCGAGGAGGAGCAGTTTGTTCTGTTGACGCTGCGCAGAGTCCTGGAGAACGAGCTCGGGTACTCGGTGTGCATCTTCGACCGAGACAGCCTGCCCGGTGGGA CCATCACAGATGAGACTCTGAGTTTCGTGGCTCGCAGCAGGCGCCTCCTGGTGGTTGTCAGCCCCGGCTACGCCTCGCAGGGCTCCCAGGCTCTGCTGGAACTCAAGGCCGGCATTGACACCATGGCACTAGCCGGGCACCTGCGGGTGATCCTGGTCCAGTACAAGCCGGTCCGGAGGAAGGGTTGGGTCAGGGAGCTGAGGCGGGCCCGGGTGGCCCTGGCGCTGGTTCGATGGCAGGGGGACAAGTCCAGAGAGCTGTCGTCACGCTTCTGGAAGAGGCTGAGGGTGGAGTTGCCCGTGAGGAGGGTTAGCAGCCGAGGGGAGGACGAAGAAGAGAGCAAGGAGGTGGCGCTGATGAGACTTCACAGTCAGAACAGTACAAACTCCCAAACGGGCTCATCAGCAACACCATCAAAGACCACCATGAAAGTCCTGAACTCTGCAGCGTAA